Proteins found in one Chloroherpetonaceae bacterium genomic segment:
- the rpoC gene encoding DNA-directed RNA polymerase subunit beta', giving the protein MALLTSPAVAAKRDFSKIKISIASPESILARSRGEVLKPETINYRSYKPERDGLMCEKIFGPTKDWECYCGKYKRVRYKGIICDRCGVEVTTKNVRRERMGHISLAVPVVHTWYFRSVPSKLGALLDLPTKELERIIYYEVYVIINPGEPGEKQGFKFMDRLTEEQFYTVISEYEENQDLDDDDPKKFVAKMGGEAIKALLKKMDLPAEAKILREVLRTSGSEQKRADALKRLKVIEAFRNSFITIKETKKKEEFSLEAPEPYRYDGNRPEYMVMDVVPVIPPELRPLVPLEGGRFATSDLNDLYRRVIIRNSRLKKLIDIKAPEVILRNEKRMLQEAVDALLDNSRKANAVKSGENNRALKSLSDSLKGKAGRFRQNLLGKRVDYSGRSVIVVGPELKLYQCGLPKEMAIELFQPFVIRRLVERGVAKSVKSAKKMIDRKDPAIWDVLEKVIDGHPVLLNRAPTLHRLGIQAFQPVLIEGKAIQIHPLVCTAFNADFDGDQMAVHVPLSQEAQMEAAILMLSAHNLILPASGKPVVVPSQDMVLGIYYMTKHNETIPHQGKIFYSSDEVVVAYNEGTIDLHSLIFMRYEGAREEKSVTGENAVNFVFGNSKDKKGTRDWMLKQIQEKKYIATTVGRVLFNKILPTEIPFMNKVMDKKSVRDLIGQVISKCGSVRSVVFLDDLKSTGFSYAMRGGLSIGLSDAIIPTEKYEEVKKAQERNNQILRQYNAAAMTENEKYNNIVDVWQRCNNTVGEKSYEVLKKDRNGFNPLFMMLESGARGSREQVRQLTGMRGLIARPQKSMSGQPGEIIENPIISNLKEGLTVLEYFISTHGARKGLSDTSLKTADAGYLTRRLHDVAQDVIVNEKDCGTTRGITMTRPTEEEAQSKVKFHERLKGRVTARDVIDVNSGEVVIKAGELINEEMAERVNNVNGVTEVEIRSVLTCETRRGICAKCYGVNLGTNKLAEIGDTVGVIAAQSIGEPGTQLTLRTFHGGGAAQGGVSETEIITNYDGRLIFENVKTVASVQYDDAGDEDISLLAVRKSGVISVYDEKADKVVKKYPIPYGAKLLCKDNQVVKKGDVLYSVEPNNIPVIAEYEGKAKFVDIERGVTFKEETDTQTGAVERVIVNWRSKLKASDVKEPKIQVVDEDGEIRATYPIPIKGTLAIEDGDSIAVGQIIAKVPRDAGRVGGDITAGLPRVTELFEARNPTDPAVVSEVDGTIRMGGTKRNNKQVFVEFEYENRVERKEYLVPIGKRMWVNEGDEVKAGDALTDGVISPEKILAIQGPNAVQQYLVNEIQKVYQLNAGVEINDKHLEVIVRQMLQKVRIEDAGDTLLLPGDLVDRFEVRDENQEVEKMVRVTDRGDAPRSFKDNELYSREEVTMKNKELKKEGKKQMTFEKAKPATWSHVLLGITSAALQTESFISAASFQETTKVLTDASVEGKEDYLRGLKENVIVGKLIPAGTGSRQYLRMRLSTEEHYVEVSRSQQASGEEVPNELPD; this is encoded by the coding sequence ATGGCACTTTTGACAAGTCCAGCTGTCGCGGCAAAACGCGATTTCTCTAAAATAAAAATTAGTATTGCTTCACCTGAGAGTATTCTTGCACGCTCTCGAGGAGAGGTATTAAAGCCTGAAACAATCAATTATCGTTCTTATAAGCCTGAACGAGATGGTTTAATGTGTGAAAAGATTTTTGGACCAACCAAAGATTGGGAATGTTATTGTGGAAAATACAAGCGTGTGCGGTACAAAGGGATTATTTGCGACCGTTGCGGGGTTGAAGTGACAACCAAAAATGTTCGTCGTGAACGAATGGGGCATATTTCGCTTGCGGTTCCGGTGGTTCATACTTGGTATTTCCGTTCGGTTCCGAGTAAGCTTGGTGCTTTATTAGACCTTCCGACGAAGGAACTTGAGCGAATCATTTATTATGAAGTTTATGTGATCATCAACCCCGGCGAGCCGGGGGAGAAGCAAGGCTTCAAGTTTATGGATCGCTTGACCGAAGAGCAGTTTTACACGGTTATCAGCGAGTACGAAGAAAACCAAGATCTCGATGATGATGATCCAAAGAAATTTGTCGCCAAGATGGGCGGTGAGGCGATAAAAGCTCTCCTTAAGAAAATGGATCTTCCGGCAGAAGCGAAGATTCTGCGAGAAGTCCTTCGTACATCAGGCTCTGAACAAAAAAGAGCAGATGCGTTAAAAAGGTTGAAAGTTATCGAAGCTTTCCGCAACAGTTTTATCACCATTAAGGAAACCAAGAAGAAAGAAGAATTTTCTCTTGAAGCTCCCGAGCCTTACCGATATGATGGAAATCGACCGGAATATATGGTTATGGATGTTGTGCCGGTAATTCCTCCGGAACTTCGACCGCTCGTTCCGCTTGAAGGAGGTCGTTTCGCAACCTCCGATCTGAATGATTTGTATCGCAGGGTGATTATTCGCAATAGCCGCTTGAAGAAACTTATTGATATTAAAGCGCCCGAAGTGATTTTGCGTAATGAAAAACGCATGCTTCAAGAAGCGGTTGATGCGCTATTAGATAATTCTCGTAAAGCCAATGCGGTGAAATCAGGTGAAAATAATCGCGCCCTGAAATCATTGTCGGATTCACTCAAAGGAAAAGCCGGACGATTCCGCCAAAATCTTTTGGGGAAGAGAGTCGATTACTCCGGTCGTTCAGTTATTGTGGTTGGACCGGAATTGAAGTTATATCAATGCGGCTTACCAAAAGAAATGGCAATTGAACTTTTCCAACCATTTGTGATTCGCAGATTGGTTGAGCGTGGAGTTGCTAAATCGGTGAAGTCTGCCAAGAAAATGATTGATCGTAAAGATCCCGCAATTTGGGATGTTTTAGAAAAGGTTATCGATGGACATCCGGTGCTCTTAAACCGTGCTCCAACCCTTCACCGTTTAGGTATTCAAGCCTTTCAACCGGTTTTGATTGAGGGAAAAGCCATTCAAATTCACCCGTTAGTTTGTACGGCATTCAATGCCGACTTTGACGGCGACCAAATGGCCGTGCATGTGCCGCTCTCGCAAGAAGCGCAAATGGAAGCAGCAATTCTGATGCTTTCTGCACATAACCTGATTCTACCTGCTTCCGGTAAGCCGGTTGTGGTTCCATCGCAGGATATGGTTTTAGGGATATACTACATGACCAAGCACAACGAAACGATTCCGCATCAAGGTAAAATTTTCTACTCTTCGGATGAAGTGGTGGTTGCTTACAATGAAGGCACAATCGACTTGCATTCACTTATTTTCATGAGGTACGAAGGCGCTCGTGAAGAAAAAAGCGTTACGGGCGAAAATGCTGTAAACTTTGTCTTTGGCAACAGCAAGGATAAAAAAGGCACACGCGACTGGATGCTTAAGCAAATTCAGGAAAAGAAATATATCGCGACAACTGTTGGGAGAGTTTTGTTCAATAAAATTCTTCCAACAGAGATTCCATTTATGAATAAAGTAATGGATAAAAAATCTGTTCGAGATCTGATCGGCCAAGTGATTTCAAAATGCGGCAGTGTGAGATCGGTTGTATTTCTTGACGATTTAAAATCCACTGGATTCAGTTATGCTATGCGTGGCGGGCTTTCAATTGGTCTATCAGATGCGATTATCCCGACCGAAAAATATGAAGAGGTTAAGAAGGCTCAAGAAAGAAATAATCAAATCTTGCGTCAGTACAATGCCGCGGCGATGACAGAAAACGAAAAGTATAACAACATCGTCGATGTTTGGCAGCGTTGCAACAATACGGTAGGGGAAAAATCTTATGAGGTTTTAAAGAAAGATCGCAACGGATTCAACCCGCTCTTTATGATGTTGGAATCCGGCGCACGCGGTTCGCGCGAGCAGGTTCGTCAGTTAACAGGGATGAGAGGGCTTATTGCCCGGCCGCAAAAATCAATGTCTGGTCAGCCGGGTGAAATTATCGAAAACCCGATTATCTCAAATCTCAAAGAAGGGTTGACGGTTTTGGAGTACTTTATTTCGACTCACGGTGCAAGAAAAGGTCTTTCTGATACATCGTTAAAAACGGCAGATGCAGGTTATCTCACCCGCCGGTTACACGATGTTGCGCAGGATGTGATTGTTAATGAAAAAGACTGCGGAACAACTCGCGGTATCACAATGACCCGCCCGACAGAAGAAGAAGCGCAAAGCAAAGTTAAATTCCACGAGCGGCTTAAAGGGAGAGTCACTGCGCGCGATGTGATCGATGTAAATTCGGGCGAAGTGGTTATTAAGGCCGGGGAACTCATTAATGAAGAAATGGCTGAAAGAGTCAATAATGTCAATGGAGTGACAGAAGTTGAAATCCGTTCAGTCCTAACTTGTGAAACACGAAGAGGAATTTGTGCGAAGTGTTACGGCGTCAATCTTGGAACGAATAAACTGGCGGAAATCGGTGATACTGTAGGCGTTATTGCGGCTCAATCAATCGGTGAACCCGGCACACAGTTGACCCTTCGTACCTTCCACGGTGGTGGTGCTGCTCAGGGTGGTGTTTCTGAAACAGAAATTATTACCAACTATGATGGGCGTTTGATTTTTGAAAATGTCAAGACGGTTGCCTCGGTTCAATATGATGATGCTGGTGATGAAGATATCAGCTTGTTGGCTGTTCGAAAGAGCGGGGTCATTAGTGTATATGATGAGAAAGCGGATAAAGTTGTAAAAAAATATCCGATTCCTTACGGTGCAAAACTTCTTTGCAAAGACAATCAGGTGGTAAAGAAAGGCGATGTGCTTTACAGTGTTGAGCCAAATAATATCCCTGTAATTGCTGAATACGAAGGTAAAGCCAAGTTTGTCGATATCGAAAGAGGGGTTACTTTCAAAGAAGAAACCGATACGCAAACTGGTGCGGTTGAACGCGTGATTGTGAACTGGCGTTCAAAGCTAAAAGCAAGTGATGTGAAAGAACCAAAGATTCAGGTTGTTGATGAAGATGGTGAAATTCGTGCGACATATCCAATCCCGATCAAAGGAACACTTGCAATTGAAGATGGCGATTCGATTGCTGTCGGTCAAATTATTGCAAAAGTTCCAAGAGATGCAGGTCGAGTGGGTGGCGATATCACAGCTGGCTTGCCTCGCGTGACGGAGTTATTTGAAGCGCGAAATCCAACTGATCCTGCTGTTGTTTCTGAAGTTGACGGAACCATTCGTATGGGCGGTACTAAGCGTAATAACAAACAGGTTTTTGTCGAATTCGAGTATGAAAACCGGGTAGAACGCAAAGAGTATCTTGTTCCGATTGGAAAGAGAATGTGGGTCAATGAAGGGGATGAGGTTAAAGCGGGAGACGCGCTAACAGACGGTGTGATTTCACCGGAAAAGATATTAGCCATTCAAGGTCCGAATGCGGTTCAACAATATTTGGTGAATGAAATTCAAAAGGTATATCAGCTTAATGCTGGGGTTGAAATCAACGACAAACATCTTGAAGTGATTGTCCGGCAAATGTTACAAAAAGTTCGGATTGAAGATGCAGGAGATACACTTTTACTTCCCGGTGATTTGGTTGACCGATTTGAAGTAAGAGATGAAAACCAAGAAGTCGAAAAAATGGTACGTGTCACTGACCGTGGAGACGCTCCGAGAAGCTTCAAGGATAATGAGCTTTACTCACGTGAAGAAGTGACGATGAAGAACAAAGAGCTAAAGAAAGAAGGCAAAAAGCAGATGACTTTTGAAAAAGCGAAGCCTGCAACTTGGTCTCATGTCCTTTTGGGTATTACAAGTGCGGCACTACAAACCGAAAGCTTTATTTCAGCGGCATCTTTCCAAGAAACAACTAAAGTTCTCACAGATGCCTCCGTTGAAGGTAAAGAAGATTACCTTAGAGGGTTGAAAGAGAATGTGATTGTTGGTAAATTGATACCAGCCGGTACAGGTTCTCGTCAATATTTGAGGATGAGACTTTCGACCGAAGAGCATTATGTAGAAGTTTCACGCTCACAACAGGCTTCAGGGGAAGAAGTTCCGAACGAACTTCCCGATTAA
- the rpoB gene encoding DNA-directed RNA polymerase subunit beta: MRTKSPKKKAERVSFSKIPQLLTAPDLLEVQLRSYREFLQDDVPAERRKRKGLEEVLRNSFPITDTKELYLLEYVSYTIDKPRYTIEECIERGLTYEVSLKAKLRLSYKDEPEETEWKETQEQEVYLGKIPYMTERGTFIINGAERVIVAQLHRSPGVVFSDATHPNGKKMYSAKIVPLRGSWIEFQTDINNLLYVYIDQKKKFLATTLLRAVGFPRSEDILRAFDMLEEVSVFKDPEKNEHLIGRYLADDVINQKTDEVISSGVIIGESEIEQLIDAGVTKVKVNRLDKETDLDKSVVVTTLTKDESRTEEQALETIYRELRSNEAPDLEAARGLLDRTFFNSKKYDLGDVGRYRLNKKLSDQYKEIQEIFGKDAHLKRLFAPIEEKIGNLKQPDGKVSVNPEQVVLTQYDMIAIMYYMLRLVNGKIDVDDVDHLSNRRVKSVGEQLSAQFLVGLARMAKNVKEKLNARDSEKVTPSDLVNARTVSSVISSFFGTSQLSQFMDQTNPLAELTNKRRTSALGPGGLTRERAGFEVRDVHYTHYGRLCPIETPEGPNIGLISSFCIYAKINEKGFIETPYRPVKEGVPQQKVEYLSAEDEENKITVPATVKLDNGGKISGENVQARRRGDYPLVSPKEVQFMDVAPNQIVSAAAALIPFLEHDDANRALMGSNMQRQAVPLLRAEAPLVGTGLEATIARDSRTMISAEGDGVIESVTSNEIVVRYDKRVDDEAEGSLIDVDETLKSYKLTKFFRSNQDTVINQKPIVSEGQRVKKGEVLADGSSTENGELALGKNVLVAFMPWRGYNFEDAIVLSERLVSDDVYTSIHIHEFELTVRDTKRGEEQFTRDIYNVSEDALKNLDENGIIRIGAEVKEKDILIGKITPKGETDPTPEEKLLRAIFGEKSSDVKDASLHAPPGMNGVVIKTKLFSRKKKLGEDPKLRIAKLEKEYTRKKEELLEKFFSRFMHYLDGKESVGVREKDEIKIRKGTTFTKQNLEVYRQITRLDRLDLDNGFVESKKTNNIIRRLVDEYRRRYKELDDELENERYKLNVGDELQPGIEELAKVYIAQKRKLQVGDKMAGRHGNKGVVGKIVPMEDMPFMEDGTPVDIVLNPLGVPSRMNIGQLFETSLGWAAEKLGVKFATPIFDGASYQEVQEKLKEAGLPVDGKVQLYDGRTGEAFDQKVTVGQIYMLKLSHLVDDKIHARSTGPYSLITQQPLGGKAQFGGQRFGEMEVWALEAYGAAHILQEILTVKSDDVNGRTKTYEAIVKGQNLPEPNVPESFNVLVRELQGLGLEIRIDDRVP; encoded by the coding sequence GTGAGAACCAAATCTCCAAAAAAGAAAGCCGAAAGAGTATCCTTTTCTAAGATTCCGCAATTGCTCACTGCACCCGATTTGCTTGAAGTGCAACTGCGCTCATATCGTGAGTTTTTGCAAGATGATGTCCCAGCTGAGCGTCGCAAAAGAAAGGGATTGGAAGAGGTATTAAGGAACAGCTTTCCGATTACAGATACCAAAGAATTGTACTTGTTAGAGTATGTCAGCTATACAATTGATAAACCTCGGTATACGATTGAAGAATGTATTGAACGAGGGCTAACATACGAAGTCTCTCTCAAAGCTAAATTGAGGCTTTCATACAAGGATGAACCAGAAGAAACAGAATGGAAAGAAACCCAAGAGCAAGAAGTTTACTTGGGGAAGATTCCATATATGACCGAACGCGGCACATTTATTATTAACGGAGCTGAGCGTGTTATTGTTGCTCAGTTGCACCGTTCCCCGGGTGTTGTATTTTCAGATGCCACTCACCCGAACGGGAAGAAAATGTATTCAGCCAAGATTGTTCCTCTGCGAGGATCTTGGATTGAATTCCAAACCGATATTAACAATCTGCTTTATGTTTATATCGATCAAAAGAAAAAGTTTTTAGCAACCACATTGCTTCGTGCTGTCGGCTTTCCAAGAAGCGAAGATATTCTTCGCGCGTTTGATATGCTTGAGGAGGTCTCTGTATTCAAAGATCCGGAAAAAAATGAACATTTAATTGGGCGATATTTGGCAGATGATGTCATTAATCAAAAAACCGACGAGGTTATTAGTTCAGGCGTAATTATTGGGGAATCAGAAATCGAGCAACTCATTGATGCTGGTGTTACAAAGGTAAAAGTCAACCGATTGGATAAAGAAACCGATCTTGATAAGTCGGTGGTTGTAACCACACTCACCAAAGACGAATCCAGAACTGAAGAGCAAGCATTAGAAACAATCTACCGTGAGCTTCGATCCAATGAGGCGCCGGATTTAGAAGCCGCACGTGGGCTACTTGACCGAACATTTTTCAACTCAAAAAAATATGATTTGGGTGATGTCGGGCGATATAGACTTAACAAAAAGCTTTCAGACCAATACAAAGAAATACAAGAAATCTTTGGTAAAGATGCGCACTTAAAACGACTTTTTGCACCAATTGAGGAAAAGATTGGCAATCTGAAACAGCCTGATGGAAAAGTATCAGTTAATCCTGAACAAGTAGTACTGACGCAATATGATATGATTGCGATTATGTATTACATGCTTCGGTTGGTGAATGGAAAAATTGATGTTGATGATGTCGATCACCTTTCAAACCGTAGGGTGAAGTCGGTCGGTGAACAGCTTTCAGCTCAGTTTTTGGTTGGGCTTGCGAGAATGGCGAAAAATGTGAAAGAAAAACTCAATGCAAGAGATTCAGAAAAAGTAACGCCCTCAGATCTTGTAAATGCAAGAACCGTATCAAGCGTAATTTCTTCATTTTTCGGCACTAGCCAACTCTCTCAGTTTATGGATCAAACCAATCCGTTGGCTGAATTGACAAATAAACGCCGAACATCAGCCTTAGGACCGGGCGGATTGACCCGCGAACGCGCAGGGTTTGAAGTTCGTGACGTCCATTACACACACTATGGAAGACTTTGCCCGATTGAAACACCCGAAGGCCCCAATATCGGTCTTATTTCGTCCTTTTGTATTTACGCAAAAATCAACGAAAAGGGGTTTATCGAAACACCCTATCGCCCGGTAAAAGAAGGTGTGCCTCAACAAAAAGTTGAATATCTTTCGGCAGAAGATGAAGAAAATAAGATTACTGTTCCGGCCACAGTAAAACTTGATAATGGAGGAAAAATTTCCGGTGAGAATGTTCAAGCAAGACGAAGAGGTGACTACCCGCTTGTGTCACCGAAGGAAGTTCAATTTATGGATGTGGCTCCAAATCAAATTGTGAGTGCAGCGGCTGCGTTAATTCCATTTCTGGAACATGACGATGCTAACCGCGCTTTGATGGGTTCAAATATGCAACGCCAAGCTGTACCACTTCTCAGAGCTGAAGCTCCGCTTGTCGGAACCGGTCTGGAAGCAACAATTGCGCGTGATTCTAGAACAATGATTTCCGCCGAAGGAGACGGGGTTATTGAATCCGTAACATCAAATGAAATTGTCGTTCGATATGACAAACGTGTCGATGATGAAGCCGAAGGCTCCCTTATTGATGTGGATGAAACCCTTAAGTCCTATAAACTCACGAAGTTTTTTAGATCCAATCAAGACACGGTTATTAATCAAAAACCGATTGTCAGTGAAGGTCAAAGAGTGAAAAAAGGTGAGGTGCTTGCCGATGGCTCTTCAACAGAAAATGGTGAATTGGCGTTGGGTAAAAATGTGCTCGTTGCCTTCATGCCTTGGAGAGGATATAACTTCGAAGACGCCATTGTGCTTTCCGAGCGGTTGGTTTCGGACGATGTGTACACCTCCATCCACATTCATGAATTTGAATTAACTGTTCGTGATACGAAACGCGGTGAAGAACAATTCACCCGAGATATCTACAATGTCAGCGAAGATGCCTTAAAAAATCTTGACGAAAACGGCATCATTCGTATCGGTGCTGAAGTCAAAGAAAAGGACATCCTTATCGGAAAAATTACGCCGAAGGGAGAAACCGATCCAACACCTGAAGAAAAGCTTCTAAGAGCCATTTTCGGTGAAAAGTCAAGCGATGTGAAAGATGCTTCACTTCATGCGCCGCCGGGAATGAATGGGGTTGTGATTAAAACCAAACTCTTTAGCCGAAAAAAGAAATTGGGTGAAGATCCGAAATTGCGCATTGCAAAATTGGAAAAAGAATACACACGGAAAAAAGAAGAATTGCTCGAAAAATTCTTTTCACGCTTCATGCACTATTTGGATGGTAAAGAATCGGTAGGTGTACGCGAAAAGGATGAGATTAAGATTCGCAAAGGCACAACGTTCACGAAGCAAAATCTTGAAGTCTATCGGCAAATTACCCGTTTAGATCGGCTTGATTTAGATAACGGCTTTGTGGAGTCGAAGAAAACGAACAACATTATCCGTCGCTTGGTCGATGAATATCGCCGCCGATACAAAGAGCTTGATGATGAATTAGAAAATGAACGGTACAAACTCAATGTAGGCGATGAATTACAGCCGGGCATTGAAGAACTTGCAAAAGTTTATATCGCGCAAAAGAGAAAGTTGCAAGTAGGAGACAAAATGGCCGGTCGCCACGGTAATAAAGGGGTTGTCGGAAAGATTGTTCCAATGGAAGATATGCCTTTTATGGAAGATGGAACACCGGTTGATATCGTGCTTAACCCGCTGGGTGTGCCTTCCAGAATGAATATTGGTCAGCTTTTTGAAACTTCATTGGGATGGGCAGCTGAAAAATTAGGTGTGAAATTTGCGACGCCGATTTTTGATGGTGCTTCTTATCAAGAGGTACAGGAAAAATTGAAAGAGGCGGGACTTCCGGTTGACGGAAAGGTACAACTTTACGATGGTAGAACAGGTGAAGCGTTTGACCAAAAAGTAACTGTAGGTCAGATCTATATGCTGAAACTTTCTCACCTTGTCGATGACAAAATTCACGCGCGCTCAACCGGACCATACTCCCTGATTACACAGCAACCTTTGGGAGGTAAAGCGCAATTTGGTGGACAACGGTTTGGGGAAATGGAAGTTTGGGCACTTGAAGCCTACGGCGCTGCTCATATTCTACAAGAAATACTGACGGTTAAATCTGACGATGTCAATGGCCGAACTAAGACATATGAAGCGATTGTAAAGGGTCAAAATTTACCTGAACCAAATGTACCGGAGTCTTTCAATGTGCTTGTGAGAGAGTTACAGGGCCTTGGTCTCGAAATTCGTATAGATGATAGAGTACCATAA
- the rplL gene encoding 50S ribosomal protein L7/L12: MASVETLVEEIGKLTLTEASELVKALEAKFGVSAAAPVMVAGGAAPAAAAAAPAAEEKTEFDVILKSGGANKINVIKVVRAATNLGLKEAKELVDGAPKTVKEAMPKADAEKLAKELREAGAEVELK; encoded by the coding sequence ATGGCATCTGTTGAAACACTCGTAGAAGAAATTGGTAAACTTACGCTTACCGAAGCGTCTGAACTCGTAAAGGCATTGGAAGCCAAATTTGGCGTCAGTGCTGCTGCACCTGTAATGGTTGCCGGTGGCGCAGCTCCGGCCGCCGCTGCTGCTGCACCTGCTGCTGAAGAAAAAACTGAATTTGATGTGATTTTGAAGAGCGGTGGAGCAAACAAAATTAACGTCATCAAGGTTGTTCGCGCGGCAACAAATCTTGGCCTCAAAGAAGCCAAAGAATTGGTTGATGGCGCACCGAAAACCGTTAAAGAGGCAATGCCAAAGGCCGATGCCGAAAAGCTCGCAAAGGAATTGCGCGAAGCAGGCGCCGAAGTCGAACTCAAATAA
- the rplJ gene encoding 50S ribosomal protein L10 — translation MKKEDKAVILAEVTEKLKKANGVYLTEFSGLTVEQVSNLRNQFRKAGIEYKVVKNTLIKKALKEAKLSDKLVSGLKNTTALALSYDDPIAPAKIIKQFSGEVDKLKFKMASIEGTVFESSRLNEIAGMAGRVENIAKAIGVVNQVIVRVPSSMNAVIRSLMQAVNEVAKKQNAAA, via the coding sequence ATGAAAAAAGAAGATAAAGCCGTCATATTGGCAGAAGTAACCGAAAAGCTCAAAAAAGCAAACGGGGTTTATTTGACCGAATTCAGTGGATTAACTGTTGAACAAGTTTCAAATCTTCGTAATCAATTTCGAAAAGCCGGTATTGAATATAAGGTTGTCAAAAATACGCTTATTAAGAAAGCGCTTAAGGAGGCTAAGCTTTCTGATAAGTTAGTCAGTGGCTTAAAAAACACGACCGCATTAGCCTTAAGCTACGACGATCCGATTGCACCTGCAAAGATTATTAAGCAGTTCTCCGGTGAGGTTGATAAGCTCAAATTCAAAATGGCTTCAATTGAAGGCACTGTTTTTGAATCAAGCCGACTGAATGAAATTGCCGGGATGGCTGGCCGTGTGGAAAACATCGCTAAAGCAATTGGCGTGGTAAATCAAGTTATTGTTCGTGTGCCTTCATCAATGAACGCAGTCATTCGCAGTTTGATGCAAGCTGTTAACGAAGTTGCAAAAAAGCAAAACGCCGCGGCATAA
- the rplA gene encoding 50S ribosomal protein L1, with protein sequence MSGKKYTKAFGMLNPDAEYSIEEAASKLKEISYTKFDPTVEVAMRLGVDPKHADQLVRGTVVLPHGVGKSVRVLVMCKANKEEEAKAAGADHFGLQTYVEKIQGGWSDIDVIVATPDVMAEVGKLGKVLGPKGLMPNPKSGTVTMDVGKAVRELKAGKIEFRVDKAGIVHAGVGKLSFGDQKISENLHAFVSAVLRAKPAAAKGQYLKSIFVSSSMSPSLRIKKDTLLATQ encoded by the coding sequence ATGTCAGGAAAGAAATACACCAAAGCATTTGGGATGCTCAATCCCGATGCTGAATATAGCATCGAGGAAGCTGCCTCAAAGCTAAAGGAAATCAGCTACACAAAATTTGACCCTACCGTCGAAGTCGCGATGCGGCTCGGTGTTGACCCAAAGCATGCCGATCAATTGGTGCGTGGTACAGTGGTATTGCCGCACGGTGTTGGTAAATCGGTTCGTGTCCTCGTTATGTGTAAAGCCAATAAAGAAGAAGAAGCCAAAGCAGCAGGTGCCGATCACTTTGGGTTGCAAACCTATGTAGAGAAAATTCAAGGTGGATGGTCAGATATCGATGTCATTGTTGCCACGCCGGATGTAATGGCTGAAGTTGGTAAACTTGGTAAGGTTCTTGGTCCAAAAGGGTTAATGCCTAATCCAAAATCAGGAACTGTAACGATGGATGTTGGCAAGGCAGTACGCGAATTAAAAGCCGGTAAGATAGAGTTTCGTGTAGATAAAGCAGGGATTGTTCATGCAGGCGTAGGAAAACTTTCTTTCGGTGATCAGAAGATTTCAGAAAATCTTCATGCATTCGTCAGTGCTGTTCTTCGTGCGAAGCCAGCTGCAGCGAAGGGTCAATATTTGAAGTCAATATTTGTTTCTTCCTCAATGTCGCCATCTTTGCGCATTAAGAAAGATACGCTGTTGGCAACGCAATAA
- the rplK gene encoding 50S ribosomal protein L11, with product MAKKITGYIKLQIPAGQANPAPPVGPALGQKGVNIMEFCKQFNAKTASQAGLIIPVVITVFSDKSFTFITKTPPASILLIKEAKIEKGSAEPNRTKVGKVTREQVRKIAQLKMPDLNTTSLASAESMVAGTAKSMGITVIE from the coding sequence ATGGCTAAGAAAATAACCGGATATATTAAGCTTCAAATCCCAGCGGGTCAAGCAAATCCTGCGCCGCCGGTCGGTCCGGCTCTCGGACAAAAAGGGGTTAACATTATGGAATTTTGTAAGCAGTTTAACGCCAAAACTGCTTCTCAAGCTGGTCTTATTATCCCAGTTGTAATTACGGTGTTTTCAGATAAGTCGTTTACTTTTATTACAAAAACGCCACCAGCTTCGATTTTGCTTATTAAAGAAGCAAAAATTGAAAAAGGATCAGCTGAACCGAATCGGACGAAGGTGGGCAAAGTGACGCGTGAGCAAGTGCGGAAAATCGCTCAATTGAAAATGCCGGATTTAAACACTACAAGCCTCGCCTCAGCCGAAAGTATGGTTGCAGGTACCGCTAAAAGTATGGGAATTACGGTTATAGAGTAA